A single Symbiobacterium thermophilum IAM 14863 DNA region contains:
- the mqnC gene encoding cyclic dehypoxanthinyl futalosine synthase, translated as MNPLEHVKTVDRCGAAEPVKPADRAEPEAQLERIHEALLRPEPTPAVERILHKALDGHRISYEEGCVLMREGDLGSLGLVAGEITRRFHPDNIVTFVVDRNINYTSVCVTDCKFCAFYRHEKDPDAWVLSHEEILQKVGELAATGGTQVLIQGGHHPKLPFAYYTEMCRLIKRHYPQVAIHSFSVSEIRHFARAYKMPVREVIERLKEAGLDSVPGAGGEVLADRPRRIIAPLKDPARDWLETYELIADCGLRGSSTMMFGHVETLEERVEHLLRLREVQDRTAEKHGVGVFWSFICWTFQPGNTPLVAEGLHNGVATSSYEYLRTLAVARIFLDNIPNIQASWVTQGVRIGQISLDCGCNDFGGTMMEENVVAAAGTIYHATPADAIRLIRDAGKIPARRNTFYEILETY; from the coding sequence GTGAACCCTTTGGAGCACGTGAAGACGGTGGATCGGTGCGGCGCAGCGGAGCCGGTGAAGCCGGCGGACCGGGCGGAGCCGGAGGCGCAGCTGGAGCGGATCCACGAGGCGCTCCTGCGGCCGGAGCCCACCCCGGCGGTGGAGCGGATCCTGCACAAGGCCCTGGACGGCCATCGGATCAGCTATGAGGAAGGCTGCGTGCTGATGCGGGAGGGCGACCTGGGTTCTCTGGGCCTGGTCGCCGGGGAGATCACCCGCCGGTTTCATCCGGATAACATCGTGACCTTCGTCGTGGACCGGAACATCAACTACACCAGCGTCTGTGTCACGGACTGCAAGTTCTGCGCCTTCTACCGGCACGAGAAGGATCCGGACGCCTGGGTGCTGAGCCACGAGGAGATCCTGCAGAAGGTGGGGGAACTGGCCGCGACCGGCGGCACCCAGGTGCTGATCCAGGGCGGCCACCACCCGAAGCTGCCGTTTGCGTACTACACGGAGATGTGCCGGCTGATCAAGCGGCACTATCCCCAGGTCGCGATTCACTCGTTCTCGGTTTCCGAAATCCGCCACTTCGCCCGGGCGTACAAGATGCCGGTGCGGGAGGTGATCGAGCGGCTGAAGGAGGCCGGGCTGGACTCGGTCCCGGGCGCGGGCGGCGAGGTGCTGGCCGACCGGCCCCGCCGCATCATCGCCCCCCTGAAGGACCCGGCCCGGGACTGGCTGGAGACCTACGAGCTCATCGCCGACTGCGGGCTGCGGGGCTCGTCCACCATGATGTTCGGCCACGTGGAGACGCTGGAGGAGCGGGTGGAGCACCTGCTTCGGCTCCGGGAGGTCCAGGACCGAACCGCCGAGAAGCACGGCGTGGGCGTCTTCTGGTCCTTCATCTGCTGGACTTTCCAGCCGGGCAACACCCCGCTGGTGGCGGAGGGGCTGCACAACGGCGTGGCCACCTCCAGCTACGAGTACCTGCGCACCCTGGCGGTGGCCCGGATCTTCCTGGACAACATCCCGAACATCCAGGCCTCGTGGGTGACCCAGGGGGTGCGCATCGGCCAGATCAGCCTGGACTGCGGCTGCAACGACTTCGGCGGGACGATGATGGAGGAGAACGTGGTGGCAGCCGCGGGCACCATCTACCACGCCACGCCGGCCGACGCCATCCGGCTCATCCGCGACGCCGGCAAGATTCCGGCCAGGCGCAACACGTTCTACGAGATCCTGGAGACGTACTAG
- the mqnE gene encoding aminofutalosine synthase MqnE, which translates to MGVSTLLERTLDARLAPIYRKVVAGERLSFDDGVTLMTHPNLFAVGQLANLARRLRVGDQVYFNNNAHINYSNVCAIHCKFCAFGQSRRSPRAFTLSIDEIVAKARAAVAQGATELHMVGGLHPDLPWEWYPAMLRAVKAACPDVHLKCFTAIELIHFTRISGLSLEQVLLELKEAGLGSLPGGGAEIFAPRVREAICKPKETAEEWLHVHDTAHRLGLKSNATMLYGTIETPEERVDHLIRLREQQDRSGGFQAFIPLRFHPENTGLAHLPGPTGYDDLRVIAVGRLMLDNFPHIKSYWIASSPAITQVALHFGANDIDGTVREEKIYHMAGARTAQYTELQQLLRMIWEAGRIPAERNTVYEVIRAYPPEPDPQLVADGAIHGYTAENVHLSAAERAIAEGRFHPGGRRARPVPVQFLEDLEQWAGGEGNGAAVDGSRHAGECAAEGRV; encoded by the coding sequence ATGGGCGTGAGCACCCTTCTGGAGCGGACCCTCGACGCCCGCCTGGCCCCCATCTACCGCAAGGTGGTGGCCGGTGAGCGGCTCTCCTTCGACGACGGCGTGACCCTGATGACCCACCCGAACCTGTTTGCCGTCGGGCAGTTGGCCAACCTGGCCCGGCGGCTGCGGGTGGGCGACCAGGTCTACTTCAACAACAACGCCCACATCAACTACTCCAACGTGTGTGCCATCCACTGCAAGTTCTGCGCCTTCGGCCAGAGCCGGCGCAGCCCCCGGGCGTTCACCCTGTCCATCGACGAGATCGTGGCCAAGGCCCGGGCGGCCGTGGCGCAAGGGGCGACGGAGCTGCACATGGTCGGCGGCCTGCACCCCGACCTCCCCTGGGAGTGGTACCCGGCGATGCTCCGGGCCGTGAAGGCGGCCTGCCCCGACGTGCACCTGAAGTGTTTCACGGCGATCGAACTGATCCACTTCACCCGCATCTCCGGCCTCTCGCTGGAGCAGGTGCTGCTGGAACTGAAGGAGGCGGGGCTGGGCTCCCTGCCCGGCGGCGGGGCGGAGATCTTCGCCCCCCGGGTGCGGGAGGCGATCTGCAAGCCGAAGGAGACGGCGGAGGAGTGGCTCCACGTCCACGACACCGCGCACCGGCTGGGGCTGAAGTCCAACGCCACCATGCTCTACGGAACCATCGAGACCCCCGAGGAGCGGGTGGACCACCTGATCCGGCTGCGGGAGCAACAGGACAGGAGCGGCGGCTTCCAGGCGTTCATCCCGCTCCGGTTCCACCCGGAGAATACGGGGCTGGCGCACCTGCCGGGCCCCACGGGTTACGACGACCTGCGGGTGATCGCCGTCGGCCGGCTGATGCTGGACAACTTCCCCCACATCAAGAGCTACTGGATCGCCAGCTCCCCGGCGATCACCCAGGTGGCGCTCCACTTCGGCGCCAACGACATCGACGGCACCGTGCGGGAGGAGAAGATCTACCACATGGCCGGCGCCCGGACGGCCCAGTACACCGAGCTGCAGCAGCTGCTGCGGATGATCTGGGAGGCCGGCCGCATCCCCGCCGAACGGAACACCGTGTACGAGGTGATCCGCGCGTACCCGCCGGAGCCGGACCCCCAGTTGGTGGCCGACGGCGCGATCCACGGCTACACGGCCGAGAACGTGCACCTGTCCGCGGCGGAGCGGGCCATCGCCGAGGGGCGGTTCCATCCGGGCGGCCGCCGGGCGCGGCCCGTGCCGGTCCAGTTCCTGGAGGACCTGGAGCAGTGGGCCGGAGGCGAGGGGAACGGCGCGGCGGTGGACGGGAGCCGGCACGCCGGCGAGTGTGCCGCGGAAGGGAGGGTGTGA
- a CDS encoding ABC transporter substrate-binding protein — MKRLLVGLLAVSLLVLAACGGSQSQAPGGSTSQGGTPQGGTSAGSSSSGPSTSAGDKVIKIGLIAPLTGSVKTFGESSQKGFRLALEQAGYKAGDFTIEVVEGDDKGDATEGQNLATRFITRDGVKAIVGSITSGVTIPVSRIANENKIPMITGTATAEGVTVEEDGTRKPFIFRACFIDPFQGQVAARFALQELGVKTAAVFYDRGNPYTVGLAESFRAEFEAGGGQIVAWEAYTEADTDFSAVMTNVAALKPELLYLPDYYNKVSLLAKAARDKGLGDVPMLGGDGWDSEDLDFEALAGNYFTAHYSADDPSPAVQKFVQEFEAKYGHKPDSFAALTYDATNILLEAIRVANTDDTDAIRQAMQDLKGFQAVGGSISFDEKGNPIKAATILRVNPDKTYEFVTTVNP, encoded by the coding sequence ATGAAGCGTCTACTCGTAGGACTGCTGGCGGTTTCCTTGCTGGTGCTCGCGGCCTGTGGGGGAAGCCAGTCGCAGGCCCCGGGCGGCAGCACCTCGCAGGGCGGTACCCCGCAGGGCGGCACCTCCGCCGGGAGCAGCTCGTCGGGGCCGTCCACCAGCGCCGGTGACAAGGTGATCAAGATCGGCCTGATCGCACCGCTCACCGGCAGCGTGAAGACCTTCGGCGAGTCCAGCCAGAAGGGCTTCCGGCTCGCCCTGGAGCAGGCCGGGTACAAGGCCGGCGACTTCACCATCGAGGTGGTGGAGGGCGACGACAAGGGCGACGCCACCGAGGGCCAGAACCTGGCCACCCGCTTCATCACCCGGGACGGCGTGAAGGCGATCGTGGGTTCCATCACCTCGGGCGTCACCATTCCGGTCAGCCGCATCGCCAACGAGAACAAGATCCCGATGATCACGGGCACCGCCACCGCCGAGGGCGTCACGGTGGAGGAGGACGGCACCCGCAAGCCGTTCATCTTCCGGGCCTGCTTCATCGACCCGTTCCAGGGGCAGGTGGCCGCGCGCTTTGCGCTGCAGGAGCTGGGCGTGAAGACGGCGGCGGTCTTCTACGACCGGGGCAACCCCTACACAGTGGGCCTCGCGGAGTCCTTCCGGGCCGAGTTTGAGGCCGGCGGCGGCCAGATCGTCGCCTGGGAGGCCTATACCGAGGCCGACACCGACTTCTCCGCGGTGATGACCAACGTCGCGGCGCTGAAGCCGGAGCTGCTCTACCTCCCTGACTACTACAACAAGGTCTCGCTGCTGGCCAAGGCGGCCAGGGACAAGGGCCTGGGGGACGTCCCCATGCTGGGCGGCGACGGCTGGGACTCCGAGGATCTGGACTTCGAGGCGCTGGCGGGCAACTACTTCACCGCCCACTACTCCGCGGACGACCCGAGCCCCGCGGTGCAGAAGTTCGTCCAGGAGTTCGAGGCCAAGTACGGCCACAAGCCTGACTCCTTCGCCGCACTGACCTACGACGCCACCAACATCCTGCTGGAGGCCATCCGGGTCGCCAACACCGACGACACCGATGCCATCCGGCAGGCCATGCAGGATCTGAAGGGCTTCCAGGCGGTCGGCGGTTCGATCTCCTTCGACGAGAAGGGCAACCCCATCAAGGCCGCGACCATCCTCCGGGTCAACCCGGACAAGACCTACGAGTTCGTCACGACGGTGAATCCGTAA
- a CDS encoding IS1182-like element ISSyth1 family transposase: protein MSKKTYRPYQPNQLLLLPPALQDWLPHDHFAYFLSDVVDSLDLSQIERTYERELRGYPPYHPRMMVKVLLYAYCNGVYSSRKIERRLQEDVAFRVLAANNQPDFRTISDFRKRHLKALSDLFLQVVKICKKAGLVRLGHVALDGTKIKANASKHKAMSYSRMVEEEQRLKAEIAELLQKAEQADQAEDHRFGPHRRGDELPEELRFRERRLAKIQEAKAALEAEARLRAGADEHEPPEEPGPKGPKGGRRRKRPKAEPAPTAQRNFTDPDSRIMKGSDKQFIQGYNAQAVVDADTQIVVAAAVTNQAADAPHLIPMMEQVETNVDEMPEEVSADAGYFSEQNVQWLLQRRINPYIPPEKQRHSERRRAKSPRGPIPKGATLRDRMRRKLQLKRHAERYRKREQSIEPVFGQIKEARGFRQFHLRGLEAVNGEWLLVCLCHNLLKLYAFSQAA, encoded by the coding sequence ATGAGCAAGAAGACGTATCGACCGTATCAGCCCAATCAGCTGTTGCTGCTGCCCCCTGCCCTGCAGGACTGGCTTCCGCATGACCATTTCGCTTATTTCCTGAGTGATGTCGTGGACTCACTCGATCTAAGCCAAATCGAACGGACATACGAGCGAGAGCTGCGAGGTTACCCACCGTACCATCCGCGGATGATGGTCAAGGTGCTGCTGTACGCCTACTGCAACGGCGTCTACTCCTCTCGCAAGATCGAACGCCGGCTGCAGGAGGACGTAGCCTTCCGCGTCCTTGCGGCCAACAACCAGCCCGACTTCCGGACGATCAGCGATTTCCGGAAGCGGCATCTAAAGGCCCTCTCCGACCTGTTCCTGCAAGTGGTCAAGATCTGCAAGAAGGCCGGGCTGGTTCGCCTGGGTCATGTGGCCCTGGACGGCACCAAGATCAAGGCCAACGCCTCCAAGCACAAGGCGATGAGCTACAGCCGGATGGTGGAGGAAGAACAACGCCTGAAGGCGGAGATCGCAGAGCTGCTCCAGAAAGCCGAGCAAGCTGACCAGGCCGAGGATCACCGCTTCGGCCCACATCGTCGTGGGGATGAACTGCCCGAAGAACTCCGCTTCCGTGAGCGGCGGCTGGCCAAGATTCAAGAAGCCAAGGCTGCTCTGGAAGCCGAAGCGCGCCTGAGGGCCGGCGCTGACGAACATGAGCCTCCCGAGGAGCCGGGACCCAAGGGGCCCAAGGGCGGTCGTCGGCGGAAGCGGCCGAAGGCAGAACCCGCACCAACAGCGCAGCGCAACTTTACGGATCCCGATTCCCGGATCATGAAAGGCTCTGACAAGCAGTTCATCCAGGGGTACAACGCCCAGGCCGTCGTCGATGCCGATACGCAGATTGTCGTCGCTGCTGCCGTAACAAACCAGGCGGCAGATGCTCCGCACTTGATCCCCATGATGGAGCAGGTCGAAACCAATGTCGATGAGATGCCGGAGGAGGTTTCTGCCGATGCAGGGTACTTCAGTGAGCAAAACGTTCAGTGGCTCTTGCAGCGGCGAATCAATCCCTACATTCCTCCGGAGAAGCAGCGGCACAGCGAACGTCGCCGTGCGAAATCACCACGCGGCCCGATTCCCAAGGGAGCAACGCTTCGGGATCGGATGCGGCGGAAACTGCAGCTAAAGCGACACGCCGAGCGCTACCGAAAGCGAGAGCAGAGCATTGAGCCGGTCTTCGGGCAGATCAAGGAGGCTCGTGGTTTCCGGCAGTTCCATCTCCGTGGACTGGAAGCAGTCAACGGGGAATGGCTTCTTGTGTGCCTTTGCCACAATCTCTTGAAGCTCTACGCCTTCAGCCAGGCCGCATAG
- a CDS encoding MTAP family purine nucleoside phosphorylase has product MVDTVIIGGTAAYHLQFDPGWTERTVETPFGPAGPFRIFAVAGRPVAFLSRHGGEGRLGVTPPFINYRANVWAARALGARRVLSWNSAGSMVRALPPGSLAVVSDLIDWTRRRPDSFGAAARDPAVRDTVVRHPAPPAGHATGPAYAGLFDPDLRARLVQAAAACGHRAAPRAVYAATEGARLETRAEIALLAQAGAELVGMTLAPEVFLARELGMAYGSICWVSNYATGVPFDGPEQRLFGPEVGQLMFRIMLRLLEEEANAYG; this is encoded by the coding sequence ATGGTCGATACGGTCATCATCGGGGGTACGGCGGCGTACCACCTGCAGTTCGACCCGGGCTGGACGGAGCGGACCGTGGAGACCCCCTTCGGCCCGGCCGGACCGTTCCGGATCTTCGCGGTGGCAGGGCGGCCGGTCGCCTTCCTCAGCCGGCACGGCGGCGAGGGGCGACTGGGGGTCACGCCGCCCTTCATTAACTACCGGGCCAACGTGTGGGCGGCCCGCGCGCTGGGCGCCCGGCGGGTACTGAGCTGGAACAGCGCCGGCTCGATGGTGCGCGCGCTGCCGCCGGGGAGCCTGGCGGTGGTGTCGGACCTGATCGACTGGACCCGGCGACGGCCGGACAGCTTCGGGGCGGCGGCGCGTGATCCGGCGGTGCGCGATACGGTGGTGCGCCATCCGGCACCGCCCGCCGGACATGCCACCGGGCCCGCATACGCCGGGCTGTTCGACCCGGACCTGCGCGCCCGGCTGGTGCAGGCGGCCGCGGCCTGCGGTCACCGGGCCGCGCCAAGGGCCGTCTACGCCGCCACCGAGGGCGCCCGGCTGGAGACCCGGGCGGAGATCGCCCTCCTGGCCCAGGCGGGGGCCGAGCTGGTGGGCATGACCCTCGCACCGGAGGTCTTCCTGGCCCGGGAGCTGGGGATGGCCTACGGGTCGATCTGCTGGGTGTCCAATTACGCGACGGGCGTGCCCTTCGACGGCCCGGAGCAGCGGCTGTTCGGGCCGGAGGTGGGACAGCTAATGTTCCGGATCATGCTGCGGCTGCTGGAGGAGGAGGCGAATGCATATGGGTGA
- a CDS encoding AAA family ATPase → MRIQDLILERQRSLFVGRARELRLLQELVTCPADDWHLLHIHGPGGIGKSTLLRLAAERIGPDRAILIDSSCGFGRPEDVLARIGQELAARGAMVSEAADRSAGSVARALNAHAARQGGILLALDAFEKWALVEEWLREEWIPGLDHRVRICTAGRHRLIGPWQAGGWNLLIRYLELPPLSRQEVDEYGRRLGLSDEGVLEDLRRISGGHPLALSLAGPLLVRRGRLGAGCGEARALMQQLMEAVLADVADPLLHRCTEAAAVLLRFDHDLLEATLGEPVPTDRFRALCSLPFVTRCGDCWMLHDSVRQWARADVRARRPEAYARYRSRAGQAIDRRLGAGPAEQSEWLFDRLYLSESDFMHGLLFGQEDELEVHGLSASDADEVERMYRRLLRATRRSPREERLLALIRPLLAAAPEAFGALRRQGRLMAFGSVFPLTGRTVPILAAHPVTAPVARRYVPGQSRYYLGLAGHDPQGVSGLEALMARDLLRLLPDQGLVLGQLEENGWDRFFRLIGFERAPWLDAASPGGTSYRGYVLDLRTERLHAKVLRRLRAEEGAPERGPVRTAPRQPPAKPGRTPAQPPARQANLTAAALAQRLRRALRHFDRLYARPELVEPLRFLATCAPGEDAADPALQVQEQIRRAIQRLEDGNEAERWDGQILRMAFLERRGSHEQTAERLHLSVPTYYRHLRLAVHRLARELLRAAPG, encoded by the coding sequence ATGCGCATTCAAGACCTCATCCTGGAGCGGCAGCGCAGCCTGTTCGTCGGCCGGGCGCGCGAGCTGCGGCTCCTGCAGGAACTGGTGACCTGTCCGGCGGATGACTGGCATCTCCTGCATATCCACGGCCCGGGCGGGATCGGCAAGAGCACCCTGCTGCGCCTGGCCGCAGAGCGGATCGGACCCGACCGGGCGATCCTGATCGACAGCAGCTGCGGCTTCGGCCGGCCGGAGGACGTGCTGGCGCGGATCGGACAGGAGCTGGCCGCCCGCGGGGCCATGGTCTCGGAGGCGGCCGATCGTTCCGCCGGATCGGTTGCCCGCGCGCTCAACGCCCATGCGGCTCGGCAGGGCGGCATCCTCCTGGCCCTGGACGCCTTCGAGAAGTGGGCGTTGGTGGAGGAATGGCTGCGGGAGGAGTGGATCCCCGGGCTGGACCACCGGGTCCGGATCTGCACCGCCGGGCGGCATCGGCTGATCGGCCCCTGGCAGGCCGGCGGCTGGAACCTGCTGATCCGCTACCTGGAACTCCCGCCGCTCTCCCGGCAGGAGGTGGACGAGTACGGCCGGCGGCTCGGCCTCTCGGACGAGGGGGTCCTGGAGGATCTCCGGCGCATATCCGGGGGCCACCCACTGGCACTCTCGCTGGCCGGCCCGCTGCTGGTTCGCCGCGGACGACTGGGCGCCGGCTGCGGCGAGGCCCGGGCCCTCATGCAGCAGCTGATGGAAGCGGTGCTGGCGGACGTCGCGGACCCGCTGCTGCACCGCTGCACGGAGGCCGCGGCGGTGCTTCTGCGCTTCGACCACGATCTCCTGGAGGCGACGTTGGGGGAGCCCGTCCCGACGGACCGGTTCCGGGCCCTGTGCAGTCTGCCCTTCGTCACCCGGTGCGGCGATTGCTGGATGCTGCACGATTCGGTGCGGCAGTGGGCCCGGGCGGACGTGCGGGCCCGCCGGCCGGAGGCCTACGCGCGATACCGGTCGCGGGCCGGGCAGGCCATCGACCGCCGGCTTGGGGCCGGACCGGCGGAGCAGTCGGAATGGCTTTTCGACCGGCTCTACCTCTCGGAAAGCGACTTCATGCACGGTCTTCTCTTCGGGCAGGAGGATGAGCTGGAGGTGCACGGCCTCTCCGCGTCGGACGCGGACGAGGTGGAGCGGATGTACCGGCGTCTCCTCAGGGCGACCCGGCGATCGCCGCGCGAGGAGAGGCTCCTGGCGCTGATCAGGCCCCTGCTCGCCGCGGCGCCCGAGGCCTTCGGCGCTTTGCGCCGGCAGGGCCGGCTGATGGCCTTCGGTTCGGTGTTCCCGCTCACGGGACGGACGGTTCCGATCCTCGCCGCCCATCCGGTGACCGCCCCCGTGGCCCGCCGGTACGTGCCCGGGCAGTCCCGGTACTACCTGGGACTGGCGGGGCACGATCCACAGGGGGTGAGTGGGCTGGAGGCGCTGATGGCCCGCGATCTCCTGCGCCTGCTCCCCGACCAGGGGCTCGTGCTGGGCCAGCTGGAGGAGAACGGGTGGGACCGGTTCTTCCGGCTCATCGGGTTCGAACGGGCGCCATGGCTGGACGCCGCATCCCCGGGCGGGACGTCTTACCGGGGATACGTGCTGGACCTGCGCACCGAGCGGCTGCACGCGAAGGTCCTCCGCCGGCTGCGAGCCGAGGAGGGGGCCCCGGAAAGGGGGCCGGTGCGGACGGCGCCCAGACAGCCGCCGGCCAAGCCGGGACGGACCCCGGCGCAGCCGCCGGCGCGGCAGGCGAACCTGACGGCCGCCGCGCTGGCCCAGCGGCTCAGGAGGGCCCTGCGCCACTTCGACCGGCTGTACGCCCGGCCGGAGCTGGTGGAGCCGCTGCGCTTCCTGGCCACCTGCGCACCCGGCGAGGATGCGGCAGACCCGGCGCTGCAGGTGCAGGAACAGATCCGCCGCGCGATCCAGCGGCTGGAGGACGGAAACGAGGCGGAACGGTGGGACGGGCAGATCCTGCGGATGGCCTTCCTGGAGCGCCGGGGCAGCCACGAGCAGACGGCGGAGCGGCTGCATCTCTCCGTTCCGACCTACTACCGCCACCTGCGCCTGGCCGTGCACCGGCTGGCGCGGGAGCTCCTGCGGGCGGCGCCCGGCTGA
- a CDS encoding s-methyl-5-thioribose-1-phosphate isomerase encodes MNGPKLPLLTNRADTLKYEDGVVRILDRRRLPEETVFVDCRDYREVARAIVDMVIQGAPPLAYAAGYGLALACRQSRDLPAPERRRALEQAHRELRATRPTGADIFPLLDRALALALAALEEGRDPEAAVREFVDGQIRAGDRAARLCGSHAAGLLEDGDRILTHCFAGAALNYMLYFALKAGKRIELIATETRPYLQGARLTAAQAREIGVPVTLVTDNMPGYLFYRGMITKYVTAADSISLDGHVSNKIGTFQYAVLAHHFGVPFMVLGYDGPDRERATAADIPIEERDPEEVFYCRGVRTAAEGIRGYYPAFDITPPQYVSVIATDRGLFSPWNVRDYFRAPEPEE; translated from the coding sequence GTGAACGGACCGAAGCTGCCGCTGCTGACCAACCGGGCCGACACGCTGAAGTACGAGGACGGGGTGGTGCGGATCCTCGACCGGCGCCGGCTGCCGGAGGAGACCGTCTTCGTGGACTGCCGGGACTACCGGGAGGTGGCCCGGGCCATCGTGGACATGGTGATCCAGGGGGCGCCGCCCCTCGCCTACGCCGCCGGTTACGGCCTGGCCCTGGCCTGCCGCCAGAGCCGGGATCTCCCCGCGCCGGAGCGCCGCCGGGCCCTGGAGCAGGCCCACCGGGAGCTGCGGGCCACCCGGCCCACGGGGGCCGACATCTTCCCGCTGCTGGACCGGGCCCTGGCCCTGGCGCTGGCCGCCCTCGAAGAGGGGCGCGACCCGGAGGCGGCGGTGAGGGAGTTCGTGGACGGGCAGATCCGGGCCGGCGACCGGGCCGCCCGGCTGTGCGGTTCCCACGCCGCCGGCCTGCTGGAGGACGGCGACCGGATCCTCACCCACTGCTTCGCAGGCGCCGCCCTGAACTACATGCTCTACTTCGCCCTGAAGGCGGGGAAGCGGATCGAGCTTATCGCCACCGAGACCCGGCCTTACCTGCAGGGAGCCAGGCTCACCGCCGCCCAGGCCCGGGAGATCGGCGTGCCGGTGACCCTGGTGACCGACAACATGCCGGGATACCTGTTCTACCGGGGGATGATCACCAAGTACGTGACCGCGGCCGACTCGATCTCCCTGGACGGGCACGTCTCCAACAAGATCGGCACCTTCCAGTACGCGGTGCTGGCGCACCACTTCGGCGTGCCCTTCATGGTGCTGGGCTACGATGGCCCCGACCGCGAGCGGGCCACCGCGGCGGACATCCCCATCGAGGAGCGGGACCCGGAGGAGGTCTTCTACTGCCGCGGCGTGCGCACCGCCGCGGAGGGGATCCGGGGGTACTACCCGGCCTTTGACATCACGCCGCCGCAGTACGTGAGCGTGATCGCCACGGACCGGGGGCTGTTCTCCCCCTGGAACGTGCGGGACTACTTCAGGGCCCCGGAGCCGGAGGAGTAG
- a CDS encoding menaquinone biosynthetic enzyme MqnA/MqnD family protein has translation MGDQLFAAGDAVPAGRLPGRKAATAAPEAPPIRLGYIDYLNCLPVYFGIEQGAVELDVTVQKGPPSALNRAFREGRLDVTPVSSIEYARHAADCVIIPGLSISADGRVASILLFHRRPLEELDGRPVALTASSATSVVLTRIILELRYGVRPAYRVAPPDLDAMLAEHDAALLIGDDALLAAQAYPEIPHVDLGAEWKAFTGHPMVYALWVARRELAEADPAALRRVVRVFHASQEYAWDRRPEMVAEAVARRGLPPDVVDDYFDLIRHEFGPRYRRGLVAFYEYARRLGELDAVPPLRVWGEE, from the coding sequence ATGGGTGACCAGCTGTTCGCGGCCGGGGACGCCGTGCCCGCGGGGCGGCTGCCGGGGCGGAAGGCCGCGACCGCCGCACCGGAGGCCCCCCCGATCCGGCTCGGCTACATCGACTACCTCAACTGCCTGCCGGTGTACTTCGGCATCGAGCAGGGGGCGGTGGAGCTGGACGTGACGGTGCAGAAGGGCCCGCCGTCCGCACTCAACCGGGCCTTCCGGGAGGGGCGGCTCGACGTCACGCCCGTCTCCAGCATCGAGTACGCCCGGCACGCCGCCGACTGCGTGATCATCCCCGGCCTCTCCATCAGCGCCGACGGCCGCGTGGCGTCCATCCTACTGTTTCACCGTCGGCCCCTGGAGGAGCTGGACGGCCGACCCGTGGCCCTCACCGCCTCGTCAGCCACCTCGGTGGTGCTGACCCGGATCATCCTGGAGCTGCGCTACGGGGTGCGGCCCGCATACCGGGTGGCGCCGCCGGACCTGGACGCGATGCTGGCGGAGCACGACGCCGCCCTCCTGATCGGCGACGACGCCTTGCTGGCGGCGCAGGCGTACCCGGAGATCCCCCACGTCGATCTGGGGGCCGAATGGAAGGCCTTCACCGGCCACCCCATGGTGTACGCCCTCTGGGTCGCCCGCCGGGAGCTGGCGGAGGCCGACCCGGCCGCCCTCCGCCGGGTGGTGCGGGTGTTTCACGCCTCCCAGGAGTACGCCTGGGACCGCCGGCCGGAGATGGTCGCGGAGGCCGTGGCCCGGAGGGGGCTGCCGCCGGACGTGGTGGACGACTACTTCGACCTGATCCGGCACGAGTTCGGGCCCCGGTACCGCCGGGGGCTGGTGGCCTTCTACGAGTACGCCCGGCGGCTGGGCGAGCTGGACGCCGTGCCGCCCCTGCGGGTATGGGGCGAGGAGTGA